One genomic region from Longimicrobiales bacterium encodes:
- a CDS encoding formate--tetrahydrofolate ligase, which yields MLTDIEIAQSAKLRPIAEIARTIGLEEDDIEPYGRYKAKVHAEPIIARAEGTGRLVLVTGINPTPAGEGKSTVSVGLADALHLLGQKVVLALREPSLGPVFGMKGGATGGGYSQVLPMEDINLHFTGDFHAITSAHSLLAAMLDNHLQQGNALGIDPRRITWKRTIDMNDRALRRIVIGLGGTGSGVPREDGFLITAASEVMAIFALATDRVDLEQRLGRIILGYSREGQPVRAADITAAGAMTLLLKDALEPNLVQTLGGVPALIHGGPFGNIAHGCNSLIATRTALALGDITVTEAGFGADLGAEKFFNIKCRTGGLKPEVAVIVATIRALKMHGGVAQADLGGENVDAVERGFANLQRHIENVRKFGVPPVVSINRFASDTEGEIEALRAACAKLGVPVALTDIHAKGGEGGRELAETVLGVLEEGKADFKPLYPLGQPLAGKIETIAKEIYRARGVSYTPAALKDIRRLEDIGMRDVPICMAKTQYSFSDDPSLRGAPEDFMVTVREVTPSSGAGFVVAHTGDIMTMPGLPKRPAAEAMRVGADGTITGLF from the coding sequence ATGCTCACTGACATTGAGATCGCCCAGAGCGCGAAGCTGCGCCCGATCGCCGAGATCGCCCGCACGATCGGGCTGGAAGAGGACGACATCGAGCCGTATGGCCGTTACAAGGCGAAGGTGCATGCGGAGCCGATCATCGCGCGCGCCGAGGGCACGGGCCGGCTCGTGCTGGTTACCGGCATCAATCCGACACCGGCGGGCGAGGGCAAGTCCACAGTCTCGGTCGGACTCGCTGACGCGCTGCATCTGCTCGGACAGAAGGTGGTGCTCGCCCTGCGTGAGCCGAGCCTCGGTCCCGTATTCGGGATGAAGGGTGGAGCGACCGGCGGCGGCTACTCGCAGGTTCTGCCGATGGAAGACATCAACCTGCACTTCACGGGCGACTTCCACGCGATCACGAGCGCGCATTCGCTGCTGGCCGCCATGCTGGACAACCACCTTCAGCAGGGCAACGCGCTCGGCATCGATCCGCGTCGTATCACCTGGAAACGCACGATCGACATGAACGACCGCGCACTCCGCCGCATCGTGATCGGACTGGGCGGCACAGGCAGCGGCGTGCCGCGCGAGGATGGCTTCCTCATCACCGCCGCATCGGAGGTGATGGCGATCTTTGCGCTCGCCACCGACCGTGTCGATCTCGAGCAGCGGCTCGGTCGCATAATCCTCGGCTACAGCCGGGAAGGACAGCCGGTGCGCGCCGCCGACATCACCGCTGCAGGTGCAATGACACTGCTGCTGAAGGATGCGCTGGAGCCCAACCTCGTGCAGACGCTCGGTGGCGTACCCGCGCTCATCCACGGCGGACCGTTCGGCAACATCGCACACGGCTGCAATTCCCTGATTGCCACGCGCACCGCGCTCGCGCTCGGTGACATCACGGTGACGGAGGCAGGATTCGGTGCAGATCTCGGTGCGGAGAAGTTCTTCAACATCAAGTGTCGCACGGGCGGGCTCAAGCCCGAGGTCGCGGTGATCGTCGCGACGATACGCGCACTCAAGATGCACGGCGGCGTAGCGCAGGCGGATCTCGGTGGCGAGAATGTCGACGCCGTCGAGCGCGGCTTCGCAAACCTGCAGCGACATATCGAGAACGTCCGCAAGTTCGGCGTGCCGCCCGTGGTCTCCATCAACCGCTTCGCCTCGGACACCGAAGGTGAGATCGAGGCGCTGCGTGCGGCATGCGCGAAGCTCGGCGTGCCGGTGGCGCTCACCGACATCCATGCGAAGGGCGGCGAGGGTGGCCGCGAGCTGGCCGAGACAGTGCTGGGCGTGCTCGAGGAGGGCAAGGCGGACTTCAAGCCGCTCTACCCGCTCGGACAGCCGCTCGCCGGCAAGATCGAAACGATTGCGAAGGAGATCTATCGCGCGCGCGGTGTGAGCTATACGCCCGCGGCACTGAAGGACATCAGGCGGCTCGAGGACATCGGCATGCGCGACGTGCCGATCTGCATGGCAAAGACGCAGTATTCGTTCTCCGACGACCCGTCACTGCGCGGCGCGCCCGAGGACTTCATGGTCACGGTGCGCGAGGTGACACCGTCGTCCGGCGCAGGCTTCGTCGTTGCGCACACCGGAGACATCATGACCATGCCCGGCCTGCCGAAGCGGCCGGCGGCCGAGGCCATGAGGGTGGGCGCCGACGGCACCATCACGGGGCTCTTCTAG
- a CDS encoding cytochrome c-type biogenesis protein, whose translation MMHPVRVALLLVILAAPAAAQESAPPQGTVPRAEQQAAPAEGAVIRETELDRQVKEVSSQLRCVVCQGLSIQDSPSTLAQEMRSLVREQLEAGKSPEQVKAYFVERYGEWVLLRPKASGVNLLVYLLPIAMLLGGAAFVFVKARSWTRTAQDSEVEVTRP comes from the coding sequence CTGCTCGTGATTCTGGCCGCGCCTGCGGCCGCGCAGGAGTCGGCGCCTCCACAGGGGACGGTGCCCCGGGCCGAACAGCAAGCGGCGCCTGCAGAGGGAGCGGTGATCCGCGAGACGGAGCTCGACCGCCAGGTGAAGGAGGTTTCGTCGCAGCTGCGCTGCGTCGTGTGCCAGGGACTTTCCATCCAGGATTCGCCATCGACGCTCGCACAGGAGATGCGGTCGCTCGTGCGCGAGCAGCTGGAGGCCGGAAAGTCGCCGGAACAGGTCAAGGCGTACTTCGTCGAACGTTACGGCGAGTGGGTGCTGTTGCGCCCGAAGGCCAGTGGCGTCAACCTGCTCGTCTACCTGCTGCCCATCGCCATGCTGCTCGGGGGCGCCGCGTTCGTCTTCGTGAAGGCGCGCAGCTGGACGCGCACGGCGCAGGACTCCGAAGTCGAGGTCACGCGGCCCTGA